A genomic stretch from Achromobacter spanius includes:
- the tagF gene encoding type VI secretion system-associated protein TagF, translating to MDLGVESGQVGWYGKIPAAGDFVHRRLPRELIAWWDHWLQFGLVALKHAPDAAAARSFASAPIWNFAIPAGPGAGVAQLGCITPSRDRVGRGYPLCVVVALPPAQYHSSMLDGASDYYRQVGASMLAAVRHGCAPEQFDRSLQQVRMPAAASSPAAPRAGNDIMDILRAGLEQESAPLARRALNAWPDLPFCFNPSSHTSYWWTNQADGAALQTYVHGGALNATLFARLFSSLPTWRP from the coding sequence ATGGACCTAGGAGTGGAGAGCGGACAGGTAGGGTGGTACGGCAAGATCCCGGCGGCGGGCGACTTCGTACACCGGCGTTTGCCGCGCGAACTGATCGCGTGGTGGGATCACTGGTTGCAGTTTGGGCTGGTGGCGTTGAAGCACGCGCCGGACGCCGCGGCGGCGCGCAGCTTTGCGTCCGCCCCGATCTGGAATTTCGCGATTCCCGCCGGGCCCGGCGCGGGCGTGGCGCAACTGGGCTGCATCACGCCAAGCCGCGACCGCGTGGGGCGCGGCTACCCCTTGTGCGTGGTCGTGGCGCTGCCGCCCGCGCAATATCACAGCAGCATGCTGGACGGCGCCAGTGACTACTACCGTCAAGTGGGCGCCAGCATGCTGGCGGCCGTGCGCCACGGCTGCGCGCCGGAACAGTTTGACCGCAGCCTGCAGCAGGTTCGCATGCCTGCCGCGGCGTCTAGCCCTGCCGCGCCGCGAGCGGGCAACGACATCATGGACATCTTGCGCGCGGGGCTTGAACAGGAATCAGCGCCCTTGGCGCGGCGCGCCTTGAATGCGTGGCCCGACCTGCCTTTCTGCTTCAACCCCAGTTCGCACACCAGCTATTGGTGGACCAACCAGGCGGATGGCGCGGCCTTGCAAACCTATGTGCACGGCGGTGCGCTGAACGCTACCTTGTTCGCCAGGCTGTTCTCGTCGCTGCCGACGTGGCGGCCATGA